The Ralstonia pickettii DTP0602 genome segment TGTTGACGCTGGGCCTGTACCTGCCGTTCGCGCGGGTGCGCGCGGCGCGCTACCGGCTGGAATGCGTGACGATGCTGGCCGCCGGCCCGCTCGACAGTTTCGTCGCGGGCGAGGCCGAGCAAGTGGGGGCGCTGGGCGACGCGGCGGTAGACTGGTACGACATCGACATCGCGCTCTGAGTCCGGGCGCCCCATCGCCAGCACCATGATTCCAGTCACCTTCTTCGACGGACGCACCTCGCGCGCGCACCCCGCCACGCTGGCCGTGGAGGCGCAGCAGGCGGTGTTGCGCGACGACACCGGCGCCGAGCTGCGCCGTGCGCCGTTGTCGGACGTGCGCGTATCCGAACGCGTGCGGCGCGCGCCGCGGCTGGTCACCTTCGCCGACGGTGCCTTCTGCGAAATCGCCGACCACGCCGCCTTCGACCATATGCTGGCCGCAAGCGGCCATCGCGAAGGGCTGGTGTCGCGCGCGCAGAACAGCTGGCGCGTGGCCGGGCTGGCGCTGGCCGCGCTGCTGGCGGTGCTGGTGCTGGGCTACTCCGTGCTGCTGCCGTGGGGCGCGGGCGCGATGGCGCGTGCGGTGCCGCCGCAGGTCGAGGCCCACCTCGGCAAGCTGACGCTGACGAGCCTGGACAATGGCATCGTCAAGCCATCGCAGCTGCCCGCCGCGGAACAGCAGCGCATCCGCTCGGGCTTCGCGGCGCTGGTACGTCCGCGCGACGCCGGGCATGAGTACCAGGTGCTGTTCCGCCAGGGCGGAGAACTCGGCGCCAATGCGCTGGCGCTTCCGGGCGGCACCAT includes the following:
- a CDS encoding peptidase M48, which translates into the protein MIPVTFFDGRTSRAHPATLAVEAQQAVLRDDTGAELRRAPLSDVRVSERVRRAPRLVTFADGAFCEIADHAAFDHMLAASGHREGLVSRAQNSWRVAGLALAALLAVLVLGYSVLLPWGAGAMARAVPPQVEAHLGKLTLTSLDNGIVKPSQLPAAEQQRIRSGFAALVRPRDAGHEYQVLFRQGGELGANALALPGGTIVVTDELVSLAGTGPGMMGVLAHEAGHVALRHGLQQVIQASALGALSAYLFGDISTVLAGVPAAMLTLRYSRDHEREADDFAIAVMQRNGLPPAALADVLVKLENRRGAASDAEAERGQDFLSTHPQTRARIEALRRAGK